One genomic segment of Candidatus Reconcilbacillus cellulovorans includes these proteins:
- a CDS encoding protein prkA, which yields MDIFRRIAEYRAERERLRWEGTFAEYVELVRRNPKIARFAHARIYDMIVWHGVEEVDGRKKYKFFENELFGLDRTLEKLVEEYFHSAAMRLDVKKRILLLMGPVSGGKSTIVTLLKRGLERYSLTDEGALYAIKGCPMHEEPLHLIPHALRPEIERELGVRIEGNLCPYCQLRLKEEFGGRIESVPVERIFFSEEERVGIGTFSPSDPKSQDIADLTGSIDFSTITEYGSESDPRAYRFDGELNKANRGLMEFQEMLKCDEKFLWNLLSLTQEGNFKAGRFALISADELIIAHTNEAEYRAFAANKRNEALLSRMIVMPIPYNLRVSDEEKIYAKLIRQSDLRHVHIAPHALRTAAVFSVLTRLKEPKKHGMDLLKKMKMYDGESVEGFKEADLRELENEYAEEGMSGVDPRYVINRISSALIRHGLTCINALDVLRSLKEGFDQHPSITKEEREKYLNFIAIARQEYDELAKKEIQKAFVYSFEESAKALFENYLDNIEAYCNWTKIRDPLTGDELDPDERLMRSIEEQIGVSENAKKAFREEILIRMSAYARKGKTFDYTGHERLREAIEKKLFADLKDVVKITTSTKTPDENQLKKINEVTRRLIDEHGYCPVCANELLRYVGSLLNR from the coding sequence ATGGACATTTTCCGGCGAATCGCCGAGTATCGGGCGGAGCGGGAGCGGTTGCGCTGGGAAGGGACGTTCGCCGAGTACGTCGAGCTCGTCCGCCGAAACCCGAAAATCGCGCGTTTTGCCCATGCCCGCATTTACGACATGATCGTCTGGCACGGCGTCGAAGAAGTCGACGGGCGAAAAAAATACAAATTTTTTGAGAACGAACTTTTCGGCCTCGACCGCACACTGGAAAAACTGGTCGAGGAATATTTTCATTCCGCCGCGATGCGGCTCGACGTAAAAAAACGGATTTTACTTCTGATGGGCCCCGTCAGCGGCGGCAAGTCGACGATCGTCACCCTGCTCAAACGCGGATTGGAGCGGTATTCATTGACCGACGAAGGCGCCCTGTACGCGATCAAAGGCTGCCCGATGCACGAGGAACCGCTTCACCTGATTCCCCACGCGCTTCGCCCCGAGATCGAGCGCGAGCTCGGCGTCCGCATCGAGGGAAATCTTTGCCCCTATTGCCAGTTGAGATTAAAAGAAGAGTTCGGCGGCCGCATCGAAAGCGTTCCGGTCGAGCGCATCTTTTTTTCCGAGGAGGAACGCGTCGGCATCGGCACGTTCAGCCCCTCCGATCCGAAATCCCAGGACATCGCCGATCTGACCGGCAGCATCGATTTTTCCACGATTACCGAGTACGGATCGGAATCCGATCCGCGCGCCTACCGGTTCGACGGTGAGCTGAACAAGGCGAACCGCGGGTTGATGGAGTTCCAGGAAATGCTAAAATGCGATGAAAAATTTCTCTGGAACTTGCTGTCACTCACTCAGGAAGGAAATTTCAAGGCGGGGCGGTTTGCGCTCATTTCTGCGGACGAATTGATCATCGCGCACACGAACGAGGCGGAATACCGCGCGTTTGCCGCCAATAAGCGCAACGAGGCGCTGTTGTCGCGGATGATCGTCATGCCGATTCCTTATAACCTGCGCGTGTCGGACGAAGAAAAAATTTATGCGAAGCTCATCCGCCAAAGCGATCTTCGGCACGTGCACATCGCGCCGCATGCGCTTCGCACGGCGGCCGTCTTTTCCGTCCTCACACGGCTGAAAGAGCCGAAAAAACACGGCATGGATCTGCTCAAAAAAATGAAAATGTACGACGGCGAATCCGTCGAGGGGTTCAAGGAAGCCGATCTGAGAGAACTGGAAAACGAATACGCCGAGGAAGGCATGAGCGGCGTCGATCCGCGCTACGTCATCAACCGGATCTCCAGCGCGCTCATCCGCCACGGCTTGACGTGCATCAACGCGCTCGACGTCCTGCGTTCGCTTAAAGAAGGGTTCGACCAACATCCGTCGATCACGAAGGAGGAACGGGAAAAATATCTGAACTTCATCGCGATCGCCCGCCAGGAATACGACGAGCTGGCGAAAAAGGAAATCCAGAAAGCGTTCGTTTACTCATTTGAGGAGTCGGCTAAAGCGTTGTTCGAAAATTATCTCGACAACATCGAGGCCTACTGCAACTGGACGAAAATCCGAGATCCGCTGACGGGCGACGAGCTCGACCCCGACGAGAGGTTAATGCGGTCGATCGAGGAGCAGATCGGCGTGTCGGAAAACGCAAAAAAGGCGTTCCGCGAGGAGATTTTGATCCGGATGTCGGCCTACGCACGCAAGGGCAAGACGTTCGATTACACCGGCCACGAGCGGCTGCGCGAAGCGATAGAAAAAAAGCTGTTCGCTGATCTCAAAGACGTCGTCAAAATCACGACGTCGACGAAAACGCCGGACGAAAACCAGCTCAAGAAAATCAACGAGGTGACGCGTCGGCTGATCGACGAGCACGGCTACTGCCCGGTGTGTGCGAACGAGCTGTTGCGTTACGTCGGCAGTTTGCTGAACCGGTAG
- a CDS encoding cytoplasmic protein: MTHDERIVKRLRRAEGQIRGVLRMIEQGRPCRDVVAQLCAVRNAVDRAIAHIVAVNLEQCVRSEQERGQSSETAVRQAIELLVKSR, from the coding sequence GTGACGCACGACGAACGCATCGTCAAACGCCTCCGGCGCGCCGAAGGTCAAATCCGCGGTGTTCTGCGAATGATCGAGCAGGGCCGACCGTGCCGGGACGTCGTCGCGCAGCTTTGCGCCGTACGCAACGCCGTCGACCGCGCGATCGCGCATATCGTCGCCGTCAACCTGGAACAATGCGTCCGCAGCGAACAGGAACGGGGGCAAAGTTCCGAGACGGCTGTCCGCCAAGCGATCGAGCTGCTCGTCAAAAGCAGGTAA
- a CDS encoding luciferase, with product MEIGIYSFGERTVDPETGKLIEPAERIRRLLEEIELADQVGLDVFGIGEHHRPDYVVSAPAVVLAAAAARTRRIRLTSAVNVLSSDDPVRVFQQFATLDLISGGRAEIMVGRGSFIESFPLFGCDLDDYDALFEEKLDLLLKLRESETVTWSGRFRPAIDGRGVYPRPLQQPIPVWIASGGTPESAVRAGVLGLPMALAIIGGIPERFVPIVRLFRAAAERAGHPTPKLGINSHGFLADTSQEAADIAFPAFKAVMDKLGRERGWPPLSRERFELSRSLRGADFVGSPEQVIEKILYQHERFGHDRFLLQLTVGTLPHRKVLRAIELLGTKVAPVVRREVAKVCAGSAEGDGG from the coding sequence ATGGAAATCGGCATTTATTCGTTCGGCGAGCGGACCGTCGATCCCGAGACCGGAAAGTTGATCGAGCCGGCCGAACGCATCCGCCGGTTGCTGGAGGAGATCGAGCTGGCCGATCAGGTCGGGCTCGACGTGTTCGGCATCGGGGAGCATCACCGGCCGGATTATGTCGTGTCGGCTCCTGCCGTCGTGCTTGCGGCCGCGGCCGCACGGACGAGGCGCATCCGGCTGACCAGCGCTGTCAATGTGCTCAGCTCCGACGATCCGGTGCGCGTATTCCAGCAGTTTGCGACACTCGATCTGATTTCAGGCGGGCGCGCGGAAATCATGGTGGGCCGCGGGTCGTTCATCGAGTCGTTTCCGTTGTTCGGCTGCGATCTGGACGATTATGACGCGCTGTTTGAGGAAAAGCTCGATTTGTTGCTGAAATTGCGCGAATCCGAAACGGTGACGTGGTCCGGACGGTTCCGGCCGGCGATCGACGGTCGCGGCGTTTATCCTCGGCCGTTGCAGCAGCCGATTCCCGTCTGGATCGCATCCGGCGGTACGCCTGAGTCGGCCGTGCGCGCGGGGGTGCTCGGGCTGCCGATGGCGTTGGCGATTATCGGAGGGATACCTGAGCGGTTCGTCCCGATCGTCCGCTTATTCCGCGCTGCGGCGGAGCGAGCCGGACATCCGACGCCGAAGCTCGGCATCAACTCGCACGGTTTTCTTGCCGACACGTCGCAGGAGGCCGCGGACATCGCCTTCCCCGCGTTCAAGGCGGTCATGGACAAGCTCGGCCGCGAGCGCGGCTGGCCGCCGCTTTCGCGGGAACGGTTCGAGTTGTCGCGGTCGTTGCGCGGCGCCGATTTCGTCGGAAGTCCCGAGCAGGTGATCGAGAAAATTTTGTACCAGCACGAACGTTTCGGTCACGACCGTTTCCTGCTGCAATTGACCGTCGGTACGCTGCCGCATCGCAAAGTTTTGCGCGCCATCGAATTGCTCGGCACGAAAGTGGCGCCGGTCGTCCGCCGGGAAGTCGCGAAGGTGTGCGCCGGCTCGGCGGAGGGCGACGGGGGATGA
- a CDS encoding stage V sporulation protein R has protein sequence MAAAGSDDLKALERAIAEIMEVARGFGLDFYEMRFEICPADVLYTFGAYGMPTRFSHWSFGKMFHKMKIHYDYGLSKMYELVVNSDPCYAFLLEGNSLVQNKMIVAHVLAHCDFFKNNAHFARTNRDMIKSMSATAERIRHYEMKHGSLAVERFLDAALAVQEHVEPRPLVPARDGHSRSGSGKNAGRSAGCGGRRKSGYEDLWDLDRRLSSHSSGRSGPHGAAGSAGASGRSNGDAADGPDGAGPGDGPRRRLPPEPEKDLLLFLQRHSPVLEDWQRDVLGALRDEMLYFWPQLETKIMNEGWATYWHLRIMRELDLTEAETVEFAKLHAAVTAPTPFHPNPYLLGWKMFEDIERRWNEPTAEERQKFGRRPGQGREKMFEVRQTETDLSFLRNYLTKELVEALDLYVFERKGPNWTVTEKSWESVRDRLVASRINGGFPYLVVVDGDYGRSGELYIRHAYEGVELDLKHLEKTLPYVYRLWGKTVHLETVVENKGIVFSFDGQKHTRRLVEST, from the coding sequence ATGGCCGCCGCCGGTTCGGACGACCTGAAGGCGCTCGAACGCGCGATCGCCGAAATCATGGAAGTCGCGCGCGGATTCGGCCTCGATTTTTACGAGATGCGTTTCGAGATTTGCCCCGCCGACGTGCTGTACACGTTCGGCGCGTACGGCATGCCGACGCGTTTTTCACACTGGAGTTTCGGAAAAATGTTCCATAAGATGAAAATCCATTACGATTACGGCCTCAGCAAAATGTACGAACTGGTCGTCAACTCCGATCCGTGCTACGCGTTTCTTCTCGAAGGCAACTCCCTCGTGCAGAACAAAATGATCGTCGCGCACGTTTTGGCGCATTGCGACTTTTTCAAGAACAACGCACACTTTGCGCGCACTAACCGCGACATGATCAAGAGCATGTCCGCCACGGCCGAACGCATCCGGCACTACGAAATGAAACACGGTTCGCTCGCCGTCGAACGGTTTCTCGACGCGGCGCTCGCCGTCCAGGAACATGTCGAGCCGCGGCCGCTCGTCCCGGCCCGGGACGGACACAGTCGCAGCGGCAGCGGGAAAAACGCCGGCCGTTCCGCCGGCTGCGGCGGCCGCCGGAAATCGGGATATGAAGACCTCTGGGATCTGGACCGACGCCTGTCCTCACATTCGTCGGGACGCTCCGGACCGCACGGCGCAGCCGGGTCGGCCGGCGCTTCCGGCAGATCGAACGGCGACGCAGCCGACGGACCGGACGGCGCCGGGCCCGGCGACGGCCCTCGCCGGCGGCTGCCTCCCGAACCGGAAAAAGACCTGCTGCTGTTTCTGCAGCGGCATTCGCCGGTGCTCGAAGACTGGCAGCGCGACGTCCTCGGCGCCCTTCGCGACGAAATGCTTTATTTCTGGCCGCAGCTCGAAACCAAAATCATGAACGAGGGCTGGGCGACGTACTGGCATTTGCGCATCATGCGCGAGCTCGACCTGACTGAAGCCGAGACGGTCGAATTCGCGAAACTGCACGCGGCGGTGACGGCGCCGACGCCGTTTCACCCGAACCCGTATCTGCTCGGCTGGAAAATGTTTGAGGACATCGAGCGGCGATGGAACGAACCAACGGCCGAAGAGAGGCAAAAGTTCGGCCGCCGACCCGGACAGGGGCGAGAAAAAATGTTTGAAGTGCGCCAGACGGAGACGGATCTGTCGTTTCTGCGGAATTATCTGACGAAGGAGCTGGTCGAAGCGCTCGACCTGTACGTGTTTGAACGCAAAGGGCCGAACTGGACGGTCACGGAGAAATCGTGGGAATCCGTTCGCGACCGTCTCGTCGCATCGCGCATCAACGGCGGTTTTCCTTACCTCGTCGTCGTCGACGGCGATTACGGCCGGAGCGGCGAACTTTATATCCGGCACGCGTACGAAGGCGTCGAACTGGATCTCAAACATTTGGAAAAAACGCTTCCCTACGTCTATCGCCTCTGGGGCAAAACCGTGCATTTGGAAACAGTGGTGGAAAACAAGGGCATCGTGTTTTCTTTCGACGGGCAAAAACATACCCGGCGACTCGTCGAGTCGACGTAA
- a CDS encoding CRISPR-associated endoribonuclease Cas6 has protein sequence MHLTLVLESESSAWDVPVHYNGLVQGALYRNLTPEFGEFLHNQGFVSDGRRFALFAFSRLLGDSEYIAETKTLRFRNPVRLIVASPVERFIRETGRLLLREGVRLGKQLLRVAAVELDAPRVESASVEVEALSPVVAYSTMYRSDGRKFTAYFQPQETDFQRIVADNLVRKAKLLYGEETEFGPIRVTPVGRPRKQVVIYKDTIIEGYTGRFRLEGDVRLIQTAIDAGLGGKNSSGFGLVREVGG, from the coding sequence ATGCATTTGACGCTCGTTCTGGAAAGTGAATCGTCAGCGTGGGACGTCCCCGTGCATTACAACGGTCTGGTGCAGGGCGCGCTGTACCGCAATCTGACCCCGGAGTTCGGCGAGTTTCTCCACAATCAGGGTTTTGTGTCCGACGGCCGGCGATTCGCGCTGTTCGCGTTTTCCCGGTTGCTCGGCGACAGCGAATATATCGCGGAGACGAAGACGCTCCGATTCCGCAATCCCGTCCGTTTGATCGTCGCTTCTCCCGTCGAACGGTTTATTCGTGAAACGGGGCGGCTGCTTTTGCGCGAAGGCGTGCGGTTGGGGAAGCAGCTTCTGCGCGTGGCGGCGGTGGAGCTGGATGCGCCGCGCGTCGAGAGCGCCTCGGTCGAGGTAGAGGCGCTGTCGCCCGTTGTCGCCTACTCGACGATGTACCGGTCGGACGGGCGGAAGTTCACGGCGTATTTTCAGCCGCAGGAGACGGATTTTCAGCGCATCGTCGCCGACAATCTCGTGCGCAAGGCGAAGCTGTTGTACGGCGAGGAGACGGAGTTCGGTCCGATCCGCGTGACGCCCGTCGGCCGGCCGCGCAAGCAGGTGGTGATTTATAAAGATACGATTATCGAAGGATATACGGGGCGGTTCCGGCTGGAAGGCGATGTGCGGTTGATCCAGACGGCGATCGACGCCGGGCTTGGGGGAAAGAATTCGTCGGGGTTCGGGTTGGTGCGTGAGGTGGGGGGATAA
- a CDS encoding CRISPR-associated protein Csh2: protein MRSGELLFIKSVKDGIPNRDPLNDSDARRLFPEEDGRISLSDVSIKRDVRDYVLQAEPDGGANRRNFIFVQQRMNEKGNLLGRKGLADYIASSVGKTNADSMKSVLLEHSFDARVFGIVYSVKNENFHLTGPVQFGWAHSMHPVDSHYVQGTVVMPSEESKQTQEGKEEGKTQGTIWTTYIVPFAVFVMPGVINAKNAEQTGMTEEDQELLLKALWQGTQFRQARGRGQQQPLVLVHVEYHDPFYRIGYLEEYVSLEPDKEAWRSPANRPSSVNDIRIDLTKLLDVIRQRQDKIARCRIWCQPNVRVAGDVAPYLQPLW, encoded by the coding sequence GTGCGCAGCGGAGAGCTTCTGTTCATCAAGTCGGTCAAGGACGGCATTCCGAATCGCGATCCGCTCAACGACAGCGATGCGAGAAGGCTTTTTCCCGAAGAAGACGGCCGCATTTCGCTGAGCGACGTCAGCATTAAACGCGACGTCCGCGACTATGTGTTACAGGCCGAACCCGACGGTGGGGCAAACCGGCGGAATTTCATCTTCGTTCAGCAGCGCATGAATGAAAAGGGTAATCTGCTGGGCAGAAAAGGGCTGGCTGATTACATCGCCTCGTCCGTCGGCAAAACGAATGCCGACAGTATGAAGTCGGTGTTGCTGGAACATAGTTTCGACGCCCGCGTATTCGGTATCGTGTATTCGGTCAAAAATGAAAACTTCCATTTAACCGGACCGGTCCAGTTCGGTTGGGCGCATTCGATGCATCCCGTCGATTCGCATTACGTCCAGGGTACGGTCGTCATGCCCAGTGAAGAATCGAAGCAGACCCAGGAAGGCAAAGAAGAAGGCAAAACCCAGGGCACGATCTGGACGACCTACATCGTCCCGTTCGCGGTCTTCGTGATGCCGGGCGTCATCAACGCAAAAAACGCCGAACAGACCGGCATGACCGAGGAAGACCAGGAGCTGCTCCTCAAGGCGCTCTGGCAGGGTACTCAGTTCCGCCAGGCACGCGGCCGCGGTCAGCAGCAGCCGCTCGTGCTCGTGCACGTCGAGTATCATGATCCGTTCTATCGCATCGGTTATCTCGAAGAATACGTAAGCCTCGAACCCGACAAAGAGGCGTGGCGCAGCCCGGCGAATCGTCCTTCGTCCGTGAACGACATCCGGATCGACCTGACGAAGCTGCTCGACGTGATTCGGCAGCGGCAGGACAAGATTGCCCGTTGCCGCATTTGGTGCCAGCCGAACGTCAGGGTAGCAGGAGATGTGGCGCCTTATCTGCAACCGCTCTGGTGA
- a CDS encoding CRISPR-associated protein Cas5, translating to MDMVAFDIRGSIAHFRRPDTTATHLTYPFITPTAAKGIVGAILGIEDFVTSDKVGIRLLKPVRTVAQQMSMLGKESGPSFNRPTTIELLVEPSYRIYYAGTEYTSRLIERLQQDQSVYPTFLGVAYALTKPELYKVYEDVEWLETETSEPLTSRSIVPVASIRELVMDPDRRFGRAGGFLHEYKGNRTFERSIDFIYETACRPIRFYPALDSEGRIRIALVEGEAVCLF from the coding sequence ATGGACATGGTGGCGTTCGATATCCGAGGGAGTATCGCCCATTTTCGAAGGCCCGATACGACGGCGACGCATCTGACGTATCCGTTCATCACGCCGACGGCGGCAAAAGGAATCGTCGGCGCGATTCTCGGCATCGAAGATTTCGTTACGTCGGACAAAGTCGGTATTCGTCTGCTTAAGCCGGTGCGCACGGTCGCCCAACAGATGTCGATGCTCGGCAAAGAAAGCGGGCCTTCGTTCAACCGACCGACGACGATCGAGCTACTAGTCGAACCCTCCTATCGCATCTATTACGCCGGGACCGAATACACGTCCCGCCTGATCGAGCGTTTGCAACAGGATCAATCGGTCTACCCGACGTTCCTCGGCGTCGCCTATGCGTTGACGAAGCCGGAATTATATAAGGTGTACGAGGATGTCGAGTGGTTGGAAACCGAGACATCAGAACCGCTGACGTCGCGCAGCATAGTGCCCGTGGCGTCGATCCGGGAACTTGTAATGGACCCGGATCGGCGGTTCGGTCGTGCTGGCGGTTTTCTTCATGAATATAAGGGGAACCGGACGTTCGAGCGTTCGATCGACTTCATTTATGAAACAGCGTGCCGGCCGATAAGGTTTTATCCTGCGCTCGATTCCGAAGGCCGAATCCGCATCGCCCTCGTTGAAGGTGAAGCGGTGTGCCTATTCTGA
- a CDS encoding CRISPR-associated helicase Cas3': MPILKPFSECIARPPEDGRTYPLPDHLIHASETMQRVIAAHPVLGADHALVRLGELAGFCHDVPKCHPEWQEYAEGRRQRGPAHAPAAAFLFAALGIELLDKLDAWKRNQRRWLWLVRDIADHHGLLKDAVEDRWIQQWKLGEWERMDLDGVTELVHLLFPELTHVRLAPDRFRSWCSLVRQRFDEVNKSLRKGRSDAEYSVLMDELDEWRFLTSALIAADRFDITPTPDARFDDTSVDGLLDAIRRFCEARRDSPFSDVRAEAMAAIVRAFDGAGADCQFFALEMPTGYGKTVVSFLLAALLCKRNGLSKIIYAAPYLSVLEQNSNVLRDDLGMRPVEHHSLAVWDKELAKRADDVDQDGDRRSRDSRHVHRSDWTDDRFDDSIERASARMLAAESWAHEIVCTSFPQLARAVFPRRAQDTLRRFYLRDAVLLIDEPQIFENRGWNLFLVGLKSLARQNNLRVIFLSATMPPFQYGLEEEKPFPLVFRPSPDDRKIRYTAQKIDRTMDERELAEWVLGREERTQVVILNTIRDACLVYDQMKKASTPHELHLLHGLMVPLHKKVKISRLESLLKCLSQNGDRCRLPPQIAVSTQVLEAGVDVSFQHGVRAASILPAYVQTGGRINRHFEIRGGGTLSIVRFLRGGKRDTRHPIYESALTGLTDELLENGAEWPEPEFEELARIFYERMFREDSREACKAAIMDAASGYWTRLGGYEPFESDDFRLPLFVPWRYPKRDEPFLPRTFLQLAERFGMRDPHQIYECMVDRRYWEGRDFGERKQFMVLANYYILNIPVRFAVEWKNDYLQHRIPLLSDPDAYSDEIGFTRVADVSGDDVWII, translated from the coding sequence GTGCCTATTCTGAAGCCGTTTTCCGAATGCATCGCCCGGCCGCCGGAAGACGGGCGCACGTATCCGCTTCCGGACCACCTGATCCACGCATCTGAGACGATGCAGCGCGTGATCGCCGCACATCCCGTCCTCGGCGCCGATCACGCGCTCGTCCGGCTCGGGGAGCTGGCCGGGTTTTGCCACGACGTCCCGAAATGCCACCCGGAATGGCAGGAATACGCAGAAGGTCGGCGACAGCGCGGTCCCGCCCACGCGCCGGCGGCGGCCTTCCTGTTCGCCGCACTCGGCATCGAGCTTTTAGACAAGCTTGACGCTTGGAAACGAAACCAGCGGCGCTGGCTCTGGCTCGTCCGCGACATAGCCGATCATCACGGCTTGCTGAAAGACGCGGTCGAAGATAGATGGATCCAGCAATGGAAGCTGGGCGAGTGGGAGCGGATGGACTTGGACGGCGTTACCGAACTGGTCCATCTGCTTTTTCCGGAACTGACGCATGTTCGACTTGCTCCTGATCGGTTCCGGTCGTGGTGTTCGCTTGTCCGGCAACGTTTCGATGAGGTGAACAAGTCGCTGCGCAAAGGCCGCAGCGATGCGGAATATTCCGTCTTGATGGATGAACTCGATGAATGGCGATTTTTGACCTCCGCTCTGATCGCGGCCGACCGGTTCGATATCACGCCGACGCCGGACGCCCGATTCGACGACACCAGCGTCGACGGCCTGCTGGATGCTATTCGCCGGTTTTGCGAGGCGCGGCGCGATAGCCCGTTCAGCGACGTGCGCGCCGAGGCGATGGCGGCGATCGTGCGCGCATTCGACGGGGCTGGGGCCGACTGCCAGTTTTTCGCGCTCGAGATGCCGACCGGTTACGGCAAGACGGTCGTTTCTTTTCTGCTCGCTGCCCTGCTTTGTAAGCGAAACGGGCTCAGCAAAATCATTTACGCCGCTCCGTACCTATCTGTTTTGGAGCAAAACAGCAACGTCCTTCGCGATGATCTCGGCATGCGGCCCGTCGAACATCATTCGCTCGCCGTCTGGGACAAAGAATTAGCAAAACGGGCCGATGATGTCGACCAAGACGGTGATCGCCGATCCCGGGACAGCCGCCACGTGCATAGAAGCGACTGGACAGACGACCGCTTCGACGACTCGATCGAGCGCGCTTCAGCCCGAATGCTGGCTGCCGAATCGTGGGCGCACGAAATCGTCTGTACCAGTTTCCCGCAGCTTGCGCGTGCCGTTTTTCCGCGTCGGGCGCAGGACACGCTTCGGCGTTTCTATTTGCGTGACGCCGTTCTTTTGATCGACGAGCCGCAAATTTTCGAAAACCGGGGATGGAACTTATTTCTCGTCGGTTTAAAAAGTCTCGCCAGGCAAAACAATCTGCGCGTCATTTTCCTGTCGGCGACGATGCCGCCTTTCCAATACGGTCTGGAGGAAGAAAAACCTTTTCCGCTTGTCTTCCGGCCCAGTCCCGACGACCGGAAGATTCGCTACACGGCGCAAAAGATCGACCGGACGATGGACGAGCGCGAACTTGCCGAATGGGTGCTCGGCCGCGAGGAACGCACGCAGGTCGTCATTCTGAACACGATCCGCGACGCCTGTTTGGTTTACGACCAGATGAAGAAAGCCAGTACACCGCATGAGCTTCACCTGCTTCACGGCCTGATGGTGCCTTTGCATAAAAAAGTAAAAATCTCACGTCTTGAATCGCTGCTGAAATGTCTAAGCCAAAACGGGGACCGATGCCGCTTGCCGCCGCAGATCGCCGTTTCCACCCAGGTGCTCGAAGCCGGCGTCGACGTGAGCTTCCAACACGGCGTACGAGCTGCGTCGATTTTGCCCGCCTATGTGCAGACCGGCGGCCGGATCAACCGGCATTTCGAGATCCGCGGCGGCGGAACGCTGTCGATCGTGCGTTTCTTGCGCGGCGGTAAGCGGGATACGCGGCATCCGATCTACGAAAGCGCCTTGACCGGTTTGACCGACGAACTGCTGGAAAACGGCGCCGAATGGCCCGAGCCGGAATTCGAAGAGCTCGCCCGAATCTTTTACGAAAGGATGTTCCGCGAAGATTCGCGGGAAGCGTGCAAAGCCGCGATCATGGATGCGGCGAGCGGTTATTGGACGCGGCTCGGCGGGTATGAACCATTCGAGAGCGACGATTTCCGGCTGCCGCTGTTCGTTCCGTGGCGTTATCCGAAAAGAGACGAACCGTTTTTGCCGAGAACGTTTCTTCAGCTTGCCGAGCGATTCGGCATGCGCGATCCGCATCAGATTTACGAATGCATGGTCGACCGCCGTTACTGGGAAGGGCGCGATTTCGGTGAACGCAAACAGTTCATGGTTCTGGCGAACTACTACATTCTGAACATTCCGGTTCGGTTCGCCGTCGAATGGAAAAACGATTATTTGCAACACCGCATCCCGCTCTTGTCCGATCCGGATGCCTACAGCGACGAGATCGGCTTCACCCGTGTCGCCGACGTAAGCGGCGACGACGTCTGGATCATCTGA
- a CDS encoding CRISPR-associated protein Cas4, translating into MDEPVPAVTGTDIWYYFICRRQCWLMLHRIEPDHEDDNIEIGRFLHEYRHGRGQKDVDIDPVRMDRLKRVGDELVVEEIKKSAKFRESARHQLLYYLWILKQLGVRARGELVFSEEKRREPVELTPEAEQTLARAIDDIRRIAAMPAPPPPVKIPFCRPCAYREYCWAEEEG; encoded by the coding sequence ATGGACGAACCCGTACCCGCCGTCACCGGCACCGACATCTGGTACTATTTCATTTGCCGCCGCCAGTGCTGGCTCATGCTGCACCGCATCGAGCCCGACCACGAAGACGACAACATCGAGATCGGCCGGTTCCTGCACGAATATCGCCACGGCCGCGGCCAAAAAGACGTCGACATCGACCCCGTCCGCATGGACCGGCTCAAGCGCGTCGGCGACGAACTCGTCGTCGAAGAAATCAAAAAATCGGCCAAATTCCGCGAAAGCGCCCGGCATCAGCTGCTCTACTACCTGTGGATTCTCAAACAACTCGGCGTACGCGCCCGCGGCGAACTCGTCTTTTCCGAAGAAAAACGCCGCGAGCCCGTCGAACTGACCCCGGAGGCGGAACAGACGCTTGCACGCGCGATCGACGACATTCGCCGCATCGCCGCCATGCCCGCGCCGCCGCCTCCTGTCAAAATCCCGTTCTGCCGGCCGTGCGCCTATCGCGAATATTGCTGGGCGGAGGAGGAAGGATGA